Proteins encoded within one genomic window of Terriglobia bacterium:
- the prfB gene encoding peptide chain release factor 2 (programmed frameshift): MQEEFEQEYLPLRDKVRELREYLDAPRLREQMQRVEKEASDPNLWSNPEKSQTVMRERKRLEDMLSTEAEMARRISDIDAYFELGREGEDVSADLRREIASLRERVERLETETLLSGDHDARNAIVTIHPGAGGTESQDWAEMLLRMYMRWAERQGFQAILNDYQPGEEAGIKSATFTVNGEYAYGLLTSEIGVHRLVRMSPFDQAKRRHTSFASVFVSPEIDESIQVDIKPEDLRVDTYRSGGKGGQHVNTTDSAVRITHLATGIVVSCQNERSQHKNRDRAMSMLRSRLYEYELEKKRAASKKIEDSKLDIDFGSQIRSYVLAPYRMVKDLRTRMEAGDVDRVLDGDLQPFIRAYLLMRRQEQQAKS; the protein is encoded by the exons ATGCAGGAAGAATTTGAACAGGAATACCTCCCGTTGCGCGACAAGGTGCGCGAGCTGCGGGAGTATCTT GACGCACCCCGCCTGCGCGAGCAGATGCAGCGGGTGGAAAAAGAAGCCTCCGACCCGAACCTCTGGTCCAATCCCGAGAAATCACAGACCGTAATGCGCGAGCGCAAGCGCCTGGAGGACATGCTGTCCACCGAGGCCGAGATGGCCCGGCGCATCAGCGACATTGACGCCTACTTCGAGCTGGGACGCGAGGGCGAGGACGTGTCCGCCGACCTGCGGCGCGAGATCGCCTCCTTGCGTGAGCGCGTGGAGAGGCTGGAGACGGAGACGCTGCTTTCGGGCGACCACGACGCGCGCAACGCGATTGTCACCATTCATCCGGGCGCGGGCGGAACCGAATCGCAGGACTGGGCGGAGATGTTGCTGCGCATGTACATGCGCTGGGCGGAACGCCAGGGCTTTCAAGCCATACTCAACGATTATCAGCCGGGTGAAGAAGCGGGGATCAAGTCGGCCACATTCACGGTCAACGGTGAGTACGCGTATGGTCTGCTGACCAGCGAGATCGGGGTGCACCGGCTGGTGCGCATGTCGCCGTTCGACCAGGCCAAGCGCCGGCACACCTCGTTTGCCAGCGTCTTCGTCTCGCCGGAGATCGACGAGTCCATCCAGGTGGACATTAAGCCGGAGGATTTGCGGGTCGATACCTACCGTTCCGGCGGCAAGGGCGGCCAGCACGTCAACACCACCGATTCCGCGGTGCGCATCACGCACCTGGCCACCGGGATCGTGGTGAGCTGCCAGAACGAGCGCTCGCAGCACAAGAACCGCGATCGCGCCATGAGCATGCTGCGCTCGCGCCTCTATGAATACGAGCTGGAGAAGAAGCGCGCGGCAAGCAAGAAAATCGAGGACTCCAAGCTCGACATCGATTTCGGCTCGCAAATCCGCTCCTACGTGCTGGCCCCGTATCGCATGGTCAAGGACCTGCGCACGCGCATGGAGGCGGGAGACGTGGACCGCGTGCTGGACGGCGATTTGCAGCCGTTCATCCGGGCGTATTTGCTGATGCGGCGGCAGGAGCAGCAGGCAAAGAGCTAA
- the lnt gene encoding apolipoprotein N-acyltransferase: MCWIALAPLLLAILRGRAPVSGQAQPVSVGQGFLLAYIGGVIWSFGTTYWIYHVMHIYGGLDGLTSFGVLVLFCFALGLIWGVFGLVMAFLAGGRLRHKALFLAPFVWVPLEMVRGFPFDFPWNPLGTVLVNNIPLTRIATATGVYGLSFEIVLVNTAFAAAFLVDPKRRRMVLIAAIVVAGLLQAGELVQPPKLAADGTARLVQANIPILNADQWTPQYFHDTLRALSDLSVPRPGELGPTEPAPDLVVWPESPAPFFVTHPEFRAAASEVARHAHATLVVGSLGTPNGPHAASQLYNSAAVIAPTGKWIARYDKIHLVPFGEYVPFQRVLSFAGKLTREVGDFLPGESRQALPLGNHRMGVFICYEAVYPAEIREFAKNGAQVFVNISDDAWFGQTAAPVQHLNQARMRAIENHRWLVRATDTGITVSIDPFGRVVAQAPRNVRTAIDVPYSLVDGTTFYTRHGNWFVWGCVIISAAALVVRIAGRANAIL; encoded by the coding sequence TTGTGTTGGATTGCGCTGGCGCCGCTGCTGCTGGCAATCCTGCGCGGGCGCGCTCCCGTGAGCGGACAGGCGCAACCGGTCAGCGTCGGGCAGGGATTCCTGCTGGCTTACATCGGCGGCGTGATCTGGTCGTTCGGCACGACCTATTGGATCTACCACGTCATGCACATCTACGGCGGGCTGGACGGCCTGACCTCGTTCGGTGTCCTGGTGCTGTTCTGTTTCGCGCTGGGCCTGATCTGGGGCGTGTTCGGGCTGGTGATGGCGTTCCTGGCCGGCGGTCGGCTGCGGCACAAGGCGCTGTTCCTGGCCCCGTTTGTTTGGGTGCCACTGGAGATGGTGCGCGGCTTCCCATTTGATTTTCCCTGGAACCCGCTTGGCACCGTGCTGGTGAACAACATTCCGCTGACACGCATCGCGACCGCGACCGGCGTGTACGGCCTTTCGTTCGAGATTGTGCTGGTGAACACGGCGTTCGCGGCGGCGTTCTTGGTCGATCCAAAACGGCGCAGAATGGTGCTGATTGCGGCCATTGTCGTAGCCGGACTGCTGCAAGCGGGCGAGCTGGTACAACCACCGAAGCTCGCCGCCGACGGCACGGCGCGCTTGGTGCAGGCGAACATTCCCATCCTTAACGCTGACCAGTGGACACCGCAGTACTTTCACGACACGCTGCGCGCGTTGAGCGACCTGAGCGTTCCGCGTCCGGGGGAACTCGGTCCCACCGAGCCCGCGCCCGATCTGGTGGTGTGGCCGGAGTCGCCGGCGCCGTTCTTCGTTACCCATCCCGAATTCCGCGCCGCCGCAAGCGAGGTGGCGCGGCACGCGCACGCCACCCTGGTGGTGGGAAGCTTAGGCACGCCAAACGGCCCGCATGCGGCATCGCAACTCTACAACTCGGCGGCGGTCATCGCACCCACCGGCAAGTGGATCGCGCGCTACGACAAGATTCACCTCGTGCCGTTCGGCGAATACGTGCCGTTCCAACGCGTGCTCAGCTTTGCCGGCAAGCTGACGCGCGAGGTCGGAGACTTCCTGCCGGGCGAGTCGCGCCAGGCGCTGCCCCTGGGCAATCACAGGATGGGCGTGTTCATCTGCTATGAAGCCGTGTACCCGGCGGAGATTCGCGAGTTCGCGAAAAACGGCGCCCAGGTTTTCGTCAACATTTCCGACGACGCATGGTTCGGCCAGACCGCGGCGCCGGTGCAGCACCTGAACCAGGCCCGGATGCGCGCCATTGAGAACCATCGTTGGCTGGTGCGCGCCACCGACACCGGCATCACGGTTTCCATAGATCCCTTCGGGCGCGTGGTGGCGCAGGCGCCGCGGAACGTCCGCACCGCGATTGACGTGCCCTACAGCTTGGTGGATGGCACCACGTTCTACACCCGCCACGGGAACTGGTTTGTGTGGGGATGTGTCATAATTTCCGCAGCGGCTCTGGTAGTGAGAATCGCCGGTCGAGCTAACGCGATTCTGTAA